Proteins co-encoded in one Candidatus Rokuibacteriota bacterium genomic window:
- a CDS encoding PEP-CTERM sorting domain-containing protein, with protein MKKLSVLLVATGMWLIMAEGAFAIPKYNPATGHWYDLVSDGPTGDWYVAESNAVLLGGHLVTINDVAENIWVSGQFGLTYWIGFNDAATEGTWKWISGEPVSYTFWGSGEPNDSGVGEDWAVMGWAGGFWNDVYTPWPSGNIDGIAEWETSSVAAVPEPGTLLLFGSCLAGLVAFRKRFALK; from the coding sequence ATGAAAAAGCTTTCAGTACTACTGGTAGCGACGGGAATGTGGCTGATCATGGCAGAGGGTGCTTTTGCCATCCCGAAGTATAATCCAGCCACCGGTCACTGGTATGACTTGGTTTCTGACGGTCCTACTGGCGATTGGTACGTTGCCGAATCCAACGCTGTGCTGCTTGGTGGGCACTTGGTTACTATCAACGACGTAGCTGAGAATATATGGGTGTCTGGCCAATTTGGTCTTACGTACTGGATCGGCTTTAATGATGCTGCAACGGAAGGCACTTGGAAGTGGATTAGCGGTGAACCAGTAAGCTATACCTTCTGGGGGTCGGGGGAACCGAACGATTCTGGGGTAGGAGAGGACTGGGCTGTAATGGGCTGGGCTGGCGGGTTTTGGAACGATGTTTATACTCCTTGGCCTTCGGGTAACATTGACGGCATCGCTGAGTGGGAGACATCTTCTGTAGCTGCTGTACCCGAGCCTGGAACGTTGCTTCTGTTCGGTTCCTGCCTTGCAGGGCTGGTTGCTTTCAGGAAGCGGTTTGCACTGAAGTAG
- a CDS encoding DEAD/DEAH box helicase family protein, with protein sequence MRHLDQALAQRVEKWRTDGYPSAEYPAIAEIFEWASDAESGALRFLRRPQLRALETYWYLRLIEDTPHVFTLYQRLFPDPADLIEALGLTTPEIETLVVGRSLDTLWKRIKADDGFVREHRLESLRETLTLDYPSYILALAMGAGKTILIGAIFATEFAMALEYPDGPFVQNALVFAPGKTIIESLRELAAVPYAKILPARLHKPFAASVKLTFTRDGEKDIPVIRGSLFNVVVTNTEKIRIQKETVRKSDLGDLFARGREDEARAEVANLRLQAVGSLPHLAVFSDEAHHTYGQSLEAELKKVRKTVDYLAASTHVVAVVNTTGTPYFNRQPLKDVVIWYGLSEGIRDGILKDVSGNIQAFDFEGRAEAYVSHVIEDFFRDYGEVSLPNGAPAKLAIYFPQTDDLEALRPAVDVAMGRVGQSPAVCLRNTSESRQEEVDAFNRLNDPAAPHRVILLVNKGTEGWNCPSLFACALARKLKTSNNFVLQAASRCLRQVPG encoded by the coding sequence ATGCGCCATCTCGACCAGGCTCTCGCTCAGCGAGTAGAGAAGTGGCGGACAGATGGCTATCCTTCGGCCGAGTACCCCGCCATCGCCGAAATCTTCGAGTGGGCCAGCGACGCTGAGTCGGGGGCGCTGAGGTTTCTGCGGAGACCACAGCTCCGGGCACTGGAGACCTACTGGTACCTCCGGCTGATCGAGGACACGCCGCACGTCTTCACGCTGTACCAGCGACTCTTCCCTGACCCCGCTGACCTGATCGAGGCGCTCGGGCTCACCACTCCGGAGATCGAGACGCTCGTCGTCGGCCGGTCGCTCGACACTCTCTGGAAGCGAATCAAAGCCGACGACGGCTTCGTCCGCGAACATCGCCTGGAAAGCCTGCGCGAGACGCTGACCCTCGACTATCCGAGCTACATCCTGGCGCTTGCCATGGGGGCCGGGAAGACCATCCTGATCGGCGCCATCTTCGCGACGGAGTTCGCGATGGCCCTCGAGTACCCGGACGGGCCCTTCGTCCAGAATGCGCTCGTGTTCGCCCCCGGGAAGACGATCATCGAATCGCTCCGCGAACTGGCCGCGGTGCCTTACGCCAAGATCCTGCCGGCGCGGCTCCACAAGCCATTCGCGGCGTCGGTCAAGCTCACCTTCACGCGAGACGGCGAGAAGGACATCCCCGTCATCCGCGGCAGCCTCTTCAACGTGGTGGTGACCAACACGGAGAAGATCCGGATCCAGAAGGAGACGGTGAGGAAGAGCGACCTCGGGGACCTGTTCGCCCGAGGCCGGGAGGACGAAGCCCGCGCCGAGGTGGCCAACCTCAGGCTCCAGGCTGTCGGCTCGCTCCCTCACCTGGCCGTCTTCTCGGACGAGGCCCACCACACCTATGGCCAGTCGCTCGAAGCCGAGCTGAAGAAGGTCCGAAAGACCGTGGACTACCTGGCGGCGAGCACCCACGTGGTCGCTGTCGTGAACACCACCGGCACCCCGTACTTCAATCGTCAGCCCCTCAAGGACGTGGTGATCTGGTATGGGCTCTCCGAGGGCATCCGCGACGGCATCCTCAAGGACGTCTCGGGCAATATCCAGGCCTTCGACTTCGAGGGACGGGCCGAAGCCTACGTGAGCCACGTGATCGAGGACTTCTTCCGGGATTATGGGGAGGTGTCCCTCCCGAATGGGGCGCCGGCGAAGCTGGCGATCTACTTCCCGCAGACTGACGATCTGGAGGCGCTCCGTCCGGCCGTGGACGTTGCCATGGGCAGGGTCGGCCAGAGTCCGGCCGTCTGCCTCCGCAACACGTCGGAGTCCAGGCAGGAGGAAGTGGACGCCTTCAACCGGCTCAACGACCCGGCCGCTCCCCACCGGGTGATCCTCCTGGTCAACAAGGGCACGGAGGGCTGGAACTGCCCCAGCCTCTTCGCCTGCGCGCTGGCTCGCAAGCTGAAGACCAGCAACAACTTCGTTTTGCAGGCCGCGAGCCGGTGCCTGCGCCAGGTGCCGGG
- a CDS encoding SDR family oxidoreductase has protein sequence MPNRLKGKIALITGAGMGMGREASVLFGEEGARIVVCDINAAAAAETVALVKAGGGEAVAAVGDVAAEEDVRRMVQEGVRAFGALHVLYNNAGVLWKDRDRSVLETDGAQWDRVMAINLKSVVWVTKHGIPHLRRAGGGSIILVGSVSALAGFTRAQDAYTAAKGALISLNKSLAIQFARDRIRCNIIHPGIVETPLQAPYLTDELRAEFRSGIPLGRIGQPREIAYAALFLASDESSFMTGADMVVDGGFMAQ, from the coding sequence ATGCCGAATCGGCTCAAGGGCAAGATCGCGCTGATCACCGGCGCGGGGATGGGCATGGGGCGCGAGGCCTCCGTGCTCTTCGGGGAGGAGGGCGCGCGCATCGTCGTCTGCGACATCAACGCCGCCGCGGCGGCCGAGACGGTGGCGCTGGTGAAGGCGGGCGGCGGCGAGGCCGTGGCCGCGGTGGGGGACGTCGCCGCGGAGGAGGATGTGAGGCGGATGGTGCAGGAGGGGGTGCGGGCCTTCGGTGCGCTCCACGTCCTCTACAACAACGCCGGGGTCCTGTGGAAGGACAGGGACCGCTCGGTGCTCGAGACGGACGGCGCCCAGTGGGACCGTGTCATGGCCATCAACCTCAAGTCGGTGGTCTGGGTCACCAAGCATGGGATCCCGCATCTGCGGCGCGCCGGGGGCGGGTCCATCATCCTGGTGGGGTCGGTGTCGGCGCTGGCCGGCTTCACCCGGGCCCAGGACGCCTACACGGCAGCCAAGGGCGCCCTCATTTCGCTGAACAAGTCGCTGGCCATCCAGTTCGCGCGCGACCGGATCCGCTGCAACATCATTCACCCCGGCATCGTCGAGACGCCGCTGCAAGCGCCCTACCTCACCGACGAGCTGCGGGCGGAGTTCAGGAGCGGGATCCCCCTGGGGCGCATCGGCCAGCCCCGGGAGATCGCCTACGCGGCGCTCTTCCTGGCTTCCGACGAGTCGTCCTTCATGACGGGCGCCGACATGGTCGTGGACGGCGGCTTCATGGCCCAGTAG
- a CDS encoding putative 2-aminoethylphosphonate ABC transporter permease subunit, producing the protein MAVTPADLAAAIPDRTVRHRLGREDVVRYALVAAFAAVLYLFIVLPMAKMLWRSLLDNAGHWVGLANYVRYFGTPAIAASVTNSLSVSAAAMVLTVALAFVYAYALTRTWMPAKGLFRVVAMLPIFAPSLVQSIAFVYAFGNNGIFTRLTDINVGIYGAKGIIFAEVFYCFPHALLILVAALSATDARLYDAAKTLGASAFKTFRTVTLPGVKYGLVGACFVVFTTVITDFGIPKVIGGKFSVMATEIYNQVSGQQNFTMGATVSVVLLVPALVAFFVDRLIQRRSYSLVTASSRPLQPVPNRWLDWGLLAYCAVIAGVIAGIYLVILVSSLVHRWPYNFGLTLKHYAFDTVGGYRPLLNSVYVSALSAVAGTVATFVGAYVVEKCRTVASGPLYLLSMLPVSIPGMVLGLAYIFTFNAPDSVLNRLYGTLAILVISNVIHFFTVGFLTATTSLKQMDAEFENVSASLGVPFYRTFWRVTVPIALPSIVAVSMYFFLNAMVTLSALVFLVAPGTEMAAVAVLLMDDAGDTAQAAAMSVLIIAIGLCVRFLYWLAMRGVTGRTQAWAQAPAERAETPGKALA; encoded by the coding sequence ATGGCCGTCACGCCTGCCGACCTCGCCGCGGCCATTCCCGACCGCACCGTCCGCCACCGGCTGGGTCGCGAGGACGTGGTCCGCTACGCGCTGGTGGCGGCCTTCGCCGCCGTCCTCTACCTCTTCATCGTGCTCCCCATGGCGAAGATGCTCTGGCGCAGCCTGCTCGACAACGCCGGCCACTGGGTGGGGCTCGCGAACTACGTGCGCTACTTCGGCACGCCCGCCATCGCCGCCTCGGTGACCAACAGCCTCTCCGTCTCCGCCGCCGCCATGGTGCTCACCGTGGCGCTGGCCTTCGTGTACGCGTACGCGCTGACCCGGACCTGGATGCCCGCCAAGGGGCTCTTCCGCGTGGTGGCCATGCTGCCGATCTTCGCCCCCTCGCTGGTCCAGAGCATCGCCTTCGTGTACGCCTTCGGGAACAACGGGATCTTCACGCGCCTCACCGACATCAACGTTGGCATCTACGGCGCCAAGGGCATCATCTTCGCCGAGGTGTTCTACTGCTTCCCTCACGCGCTCCTGATCCTCGTGGCCGCGCTGTCGGCGACCGACGCCCGGCTCTACGACGCGGCGAAGACCCTGGGCGCCTCGGCGTTCAAGACCTTCCGCACGGTGACGCTGCCGGGCGTGAAGTACGGCCTGGTGGGCGCCTGCTTCGTCGTCTTCACCACCGTGATCACGGACTTCGGCATCCCCAAGGTGATCGGGGGGAAGTTCTCGGTGATGGCCACGGAGATCTACAACCAGGTGTCGGGCCAGCAGAACTTCACGATGGGGGCGACGGTGTCGGTGGTGTTGCTGGTGCCGGCCCTCGTGGCCTTCTTCGTGGACCGGCTCATCCAGCGGCGCAGCTACTCGCTGGTCACGGCCTCGTCGCGGCCGCTCCAGCCCGTGCCGAACCGCTGGCTGGACTGGGGGCTGCTGGCCTACTGCGCGGTGATCGCGGGCGTGATCGCCGGCATCTATCTCGTGATCCTGGTGTCCTCGCTGGTCCACCGCTGGCCGTACAACTTCGGGCTGACCCTCAAGCACTACGCCTTCGACACCGTCGGCGGCTACCGCCCGCTGCTCAACAGCGTCTACGTCTCGGCGCTCTCGGCCGTGGCGGGGACCGTGGCCACCTTCGTCGGCGCCTACGTCGTGGAGAAGTGCCGGACGGTGGCCAGCGGGCCCCTCTACCTCCTCTCCATGCTCCCCGTGTCCATCCCGGGCATGGTCCTGGGCCTCGCCTACATCTTCACCTTCAACGCGCCGGACAGCGTGCTCAACCGGCTGTACGGAACGCTGGCGATCCTGGTGATCTCCAACGTGATCCACTTCTTCACGGTGGGTTTCCTCACGGCCACCACCTCGCTCAAGCAGATGGACGCCGAGTTCGAGAACGTCTCCGCCTCGCTGGGCGTGCCGTTCTACCGGACCTTCTGGCGCGTCACCGTGCCCATCGCGCTGCCCTCGATCGTCGCCGTCAGCATGTACTTCTTCCTCAATGCCATGGTGACGCTGTCGGCGCTGGTCTTCCTCGTGGCCCCGGGCACCGAGATGGCGGCGGTCGCCGTCCTCCTCATGGACGATGCGGGCGACACCGCGCAGGCGGCGGCCATGTCCGTGCTCATCATCGCCATCGGGCTCTGCGTCCGCTTCCTCTACTGGCTCGCGATGCGCGGGGTGACGGGGCGGACTCAGGCCTGGGCGCAGGCTCCGGCCGAGCGCGCCGAGACCCCCGGCAAGGCCCTGGCATGA
- a CDS encoding putative 2-aminoethylphosphonate ABC transporter ATP-binding protein translates to MTEPAARPAAVALEGIAKKFGAFVALRDVTLAIRPGEFVCFLGPSGCGKTPLLRISAGLERQNAGVVTMSGRDVSALPPSERNYGIVFQSYALFPNLTVARNVGYGLETRKVARAEIERRVDELLGLVGLTRHKQKYPSQLSGGEQQRVALARALAPSPALLLLDEPLSALDARVRQSLRHEIRALQRRLGVTTIMVTHDQEEALAMADRIVVMNHGVVEQVGPPHEVYTRPRSPFVARFVGQMNFISATAASRPGWARLGALELRHLPGERLPEGTPVMLAIRPEEIVVGPAARTGENGMLTRIRGVQFLGPFTRLSLLLSGDGEATLECDVAANAFAELGVTEGSELPLALRADALRVFPARG, encoded by the coding sequence ATGACCGAGCCCGCGGCCCGGCCCGCCGCCGTCGCCCTCGAGGGCATCGCCAAGAAGTTCGGCGCCTTCGTCGCGCTCCGTGATGTCACGCTGGCCATCCGTCCCGGTGAGTTCGTCTGCTTCCTCGGGCCCAGCGGCTGCGGCAAGACGCCTCTCCTCCGGATCAGCGCGGGACTCGAGCGCCAGAACGCGGGCGTGGTGACGATGTCCGGGCGGGACGTGTCGGCGCTGCCCCCCAGCGAGCGCAACTACGGGATCGTCTTCCAGTCCTACGCGCTCTTTCCCAACCTGACCGTGGCGCGCAACGTCGGCTACGGGCTCGAGACCCGGAAGGTCGCCCGGGCGGAGATCGAGCGCCGGGTGGACGAGCTGCTCGGGCTCGTGGGGCTCACCCGGCACAAGCAGAAGTACCCCTCGCAGCTCTCCGGCGGGGAGCAGCAGCGGGTGGCCCTGGCGCGGGCGCTGGCCCCGTCCCCCGCGCTCCTCCTGCTGGACGAGCCCCTCTCGGCCCTCGACGCGCGCGTGCGCCAGTCGCTGCGCCACGAGATCCGCGCGCTCCAGCGGCGCCTCGGCGTCACCACCATCATGGTGACGCACGACCAGGAGGAGGCCCTGGCCATGGCCGACCGCATCGTGGTCATGAACCATGGGGTGGTGGAGCAGGTGGGGCCGCCGCACGAAGTCTACACCCGGCCCCGCTCGCCCTTCGTGGCCCGCTTCGTGGGGCAGATGAACTTCATCTCCGCCACCGCTGCCTCGCGCCCCGGCTGGGCGCGGCTGGGGGCCCTCGAGCTCCGCCACCTGCCCGGCGAGCGGCTGCCGGAGGGCACCCCGGTGATGCTCGCGATCCGGCCCGAGGAGATCGTCGTGGGCCCGGCCGCCCGCACGGGCGAGAACGGGATGCTCACCCGCATCCGAGGCGTGCAGTTCCTGGGGCCGTTCACGCGGCTGAGCCTCCTGCTGTCCGGCGACGGGGAGGCCACGCTCGAGTGCGACGTCGCGGCCAATGCCTTTGCCGAGCTGGGCGTGACCGAGGGGTCCGAGCTGCCACTGGCGCTCCGGGCGGACGCCCTCCGGGTCTTCCCGGCGCGCGGCTGA
- a CDS encoding SDR family oxidoreductase, producing MSLTDRTALVTGAARGIGLAIARRLAADGARVALLDLDREAAEAAARAVGGQAIAVAADVTRAAEVEKAVARVLGRWGRLDILVNNAGITGRSFPIWELTDEDWRRVIEVDLTSVFFCCRAAVKAMLPQGTGRIINIASIAGKEGNPTLVPYSSAKAGVIGLTKALAKELATRGILVHAVAPAVIGTELLKQMEKSTVDLLVSKIPMGRVGRPEEVAVLVAWLASDECSFSTGAVHDLSGGRATY from the coding sequence GTGTCCTTGACTGACAGGACCGCGCTCGTCACGGGTGCCGCGCGCGGCATCGGGCTCGCCATCGCGCGGCGCCTTGCCGCCGACGGTGCGCGCGTCGCCCTGCTGGACCTCGACCGCGAGGCCGCGGAGGCCGCGGCGCGCGCGGTGGGCGGACAGGCCATTGCCGTCGCGGCGGACGTGACGCGGGCCGCGGAGGTGGAGAAGGCGGTGGCCCGGGTACTGGGCCGCTGGGGGCGGCTCGACATCCTGGTCAACAACGCCGGGATCACCGGGCGCTCCTTCCCCATCTGGGAGCTCACCGACGAGGATTGGCGCCGGGTGATCGAGGTGGACCTCACGAGCGTCTTCTTCTGCTGCCGGGCGGCGGTCAAGGCGATGCTGCCGCAGGGGACCGGGCGCATCATCAACATCGCCTCCATCGCGGGGAAGGAAGGCAACCCGACGCTGGTGCCATACTCCAGCGCCAAGGCCGGGGTGATCGGCCTCACCAAGGCCCTGGCCAAGGAGCTGGCCACGCGCGGCATCCTGGTGCACGCCGTGGCGCCGGCCGTCATCGGCACCGAGCTGCTCAAGCAGATGGAGAAGAGCACGGTGGATCTTCTCGTCTCCAAGATCCCCATGGGGCGCGTGGGGCGGCCGGAGGAAGTGGCGGTGCTCGTCGCCTGGCTCGCCTCAGACGAGTGCTCCTTCAGCACCGGCGCCGTCCACGACCTGTCCGGGGGGCGGGCGACCTATTAG
- a CDS encoding ATP-dependent DNA helicase RecQ, protein MTAQRLDDALRRLGYAAFRPGQREAVETLLERRRLLLVAPTGGGKSLTYQLPASLLAGTTLVVSPLVSLMQDQVRGLGERGVPATFLASALEPAEVRQRMARVAAGAFKLVYVAPERLTLPGFRGLVRDLDCPLVAVDEAHCISEWGHDFRPEYLEIGGLLADLPRARMLACTATATPIVRDEILARLGLPPDTPQMVRGFSRPNLALRAVEVDSRRHRDRQVDALLAEVLGAPGSGRGTAIVYTPTRKLAEEEAARLAARGWGAQAYHAGLDGARRERVQREFAGGRCEIMVATNAFGMGIDRADVRAVVHLGAPASLDAYYQEVGRAGRDGADAVGLLLTSARDLPLRRALLERGADGRPPDAAILEHKWGLFLELIRWVEGGSCRHDAILRYFGDEAETLQGCGRCDNCRALDAGDGERHDPETVTLLVRKALSGVARVHGRFGLQTAVKLVRGEADPRLERAGLTRLSTFGILGDHGEAWLVKLLRRCVTAGWVSFSGGDRPVVVLTDEGRAVMLGRRPARLLLPPAGTGPAAPGRRAAPAKGATPAEPDGATLALFEALRRHRLQVAREEGIAPFIVASDRTLRDIALLRPRDAAELQLAHGMGPHKAQRYGAGILRVVASARHADALPGGDATGPGA, encoded by the coding sequence CTGACGGCCCAGCGCCTCGATGACGCCCTCCGCCGGCTGGGCTACGCCGCCTTCCGTCCCGGGCAGCGCGAGGCGGTGGAGACGCTGCTCGAACGGAGACGGCTCCTGCTGGTGGCGCCCACCGGCGGCGGCAAGAGCCTCACCTATCAGCTCCCCGCCAGCCTGCTCGCCGGCACCACGCTCGTCGTTTCCCCGCTCGTCTCGCTCATGCAGGACCAGGTCCGGGGGCTCGGGGAGCGGGGCGTGCCCGCGACCTTCCTCGCCTCGGCCCTGGAGCCCGCCGAGGTCCGCCAGCGGATGGCCCGCGTGGCGGCGGGCGCCTTCAAGCTCGTCTACGTCGCCCCCGAGCGGCTGACCCTCCCCGGCTTTCGTGGCCTGGTGCGGGATCTCGACTGCCCGCTCGTGGCGGTGGACGAGGCCCACTGCATCAGCGAGTGGGGACACGACTTCAGGCCCGAGTACCTGGAGATCGGCGGGCTCCTCGCCGATCTCCCGCGCGCCCGCATGCTGGCCTGCACCGCCACCGCCACCCCGATCGTCCGCGACGAGATCCTGGCGCGGCTGGGGCTGCCCCCTGACACCCCGCAGATGGTGCGTGGCTTCTCCCGGCCCAACCTGGCGCTCAGGGCCGTCGAGGTGGACAGCCGCCGCCACCGGGACCGGCAGGTGGACGCTCTCCTGGCCGAGGTGCTCGGGGCGCCCGGGAGCGGGCGGGGGACGGCCATCGTCTACACGCCCACGCGCAAGCTGGCGGAGGAGGAGGCCGCTCGGCTCGCGGCGCGCGGGTGGGGCGCGCAGGCCTACCATGCCGGCCTCGACGGAGCCCGGCGAGAGCGGGTGCAGCGCGAGTTCGCCGGCGGCCGGTGCGAGATCATGGTCGCGACCAACGCCTTCGGCATGGGCATCGATCGCGCCGACGTGCGCGCCGTCGTCCACCTGGGCGCGCCGGCCTCCCTCGACGCGTACTACCAGGAGGTCGGGCGCGCGGGACGGGACGGGGCGGACGCGGTGGGGCTGCTGCTCACCTCCGCGCGTGACCTGCCGCTGCGCCGCGCGCTCCTCGAGCGGGGCGCCGACGGGCGCCCGCCCGATGCGGCCATCCTCGAGCACAAGTGGGGCCTCTTCCTCGAGCTGATCCGCTGGGTCGAGGGGGGGAGCTGCCGTCACGACGCCATTCTCCGCTACTTCGGCGACGAGGCCGAGACGCTGCAGGGATGCGGGCGCTGCGACAACTGCCGCGCGCTGGACGCGGGGGACGGAGAGCGTCACGACCCCGAGACCGTGACCCTGCTCGTGCGCAAGGCGCTCAGCGGCGTGGCCCGCGTGCACGGGCGCTTCGGTCTCCAGACCGCTGTCAAGCTGGTCCGCGGCGAGGCCGATCCGCGGCTCGAGCGCGCGGGGCTCACCCGGCTATCCACGTTCGGCATCCTCGGCGATCACGGGGAGGCGTGGCTGGTGAAGCTCCTGCGCCGCTGTGTCACGGCGGGGTGGGTGAGCTTCAGCGGCGGCGACAGGCCCGTGGTCGTGCTCACCGACGAAGGGCGCGCGGTGATGCTGGGGCGGCGCCCCGCGCGCCTGCTGCTGCCGCCGGCCGGCACGGGTCCCGCCGCGCCCGGGCGGCGCGCCGCTCCCGCGAAGGGCGCCACCCCCGCCGAGCCGGACGGCGCCACTCTCGCGCTGTTCGAGGCGCTCAGGCGCCATCGGCTCCAGGTGGCGCGGGAGGAGGGAATCGCCCCGTTCATCGTCGCCAGCGACAGGACCCTCCGGGACATCGCGCTCCTGCGCCCGCGAGACGCCGCGGAGCTGCAGCTCGCCCACGGGATGGGCCCGCACAAGGCCCAGCGGTACGGCGCGGGGATCCTCCGCGTGGTGGCCTCCGCCCGTCACGCCGACGCGCTTCCCGGGGGGGACGCGACGGGCCCTGGCGCATGA
- a CDS encoding putative 2-aminoethylphosphonate ABC transporter substrate-binding protein yields the protein MLRGTPRVLALALVAVTLAAAPLAGPAAAKDVVVVYTAIENEQITEYMKAINKSLPNIELKILRFSTGDISARFMAEKDNMQADVIWGVAATNQLIFKNAGLLAPYAPKGLERIQPLFRDKANPPAWVGIDIFMSAFCFNTEVAKKHNLPAPTSWADLAKPVYKGQVVMPNPASSGTGYLSVASILQRMGETEGWKYLDAVHPNMAEYTKSGSKPCKDAAAGERAIGVSFEYVALEMKKKGAPVVMVLPKEGSGYEMEANSLTRKGAKNPAAKQFLDWAITNEAMGLYAKYFAAVGVAGFPVPEGLPKDISKVVYPNDFDWSAKNRDRILAEWQKRYAK from the coding sequence ATGCTGAGAGGCACCCCCAGGGTTCTGGCCCTCGCCCTCGTCGCTGTGACGCTCGCGGCCGCTCCCCTCGCGGGGCCGGCCGCCGCGAAGGACGTGGTCGTGGTCTACACGGCCATCGAGAACGAGCAGATCACCGAGTACATGAAGGCCATCAACAAGTCGCTGCCCAACATCGAGCTCAAGATCCTGCGCTTCTCCACGGGCGATATCTCGGCTCGGTTCATGGCCGAAAAGGACAACATGCAGGCCGACGTCATCTGGGGCGTCGCCGCCACCAACCAGCTGATCTTCAAGAACGCGGGGCTGCTCGCGCCCTACGCGCCCAAGGGGCTCGAGCGCATCCAGCCGCTCTTCCGCGACAAGGCCAATCCGCCCGCCTGGGTCGGCATCGACATCTTCATGTCCGCCTTCTGCTTCAACACCGAGGTGGCGAAGAAGCACAACCTGCCGGCGCCCACCTCATGGGCCGATCTCGCGAAGCCGGTCTACAAGGGCCAGGTGGTGATGCCCAACCCCGCCAGCTCGGGCACGGGCTATCTCTCGGTCGCCTCCATCCTGCAGCGCATGGGCGAGACCGAGGGGTGGAAGTACCTGGACGCGGTCCACCCGAACATGGCGGAGTACACCAAGTCGGGCTCGAAGCCCTGCAAGGACGCTGCGGCCGGCGAGCGCGCCATCGGCGTGTCCTTCGAGTACGTGGCGCTGGAGATGAAGAAGAAGGGCGCTCCGGTGGTGATGGTGTTGCCCAAGGAGGGGTCCGGCTACGAGATGGAGGCCAACAGCCTGACCCGGAAGGGGGCCAAGAACCCGGCCGCCAAGCAGTTCCTCGACTGGGCGATCACGAACGAGGCCATGGGGCTGTACGCCAAGTACTTCGCCGCGGTGGGCGTGGCGGGCTTCCCCGTGCCGGAGGGCCTTCCGAAGGACATCAGCAAGGTGGTCTACCCCAACGATTTCGACTGGTCGGCCAAGAACCGCGACCGCATCCTCGCCGAGTGGCAGAAGCGGTACGCCAAGTAG